A section of the Polynucleobacter sp. AP-Jannik-300A-C4 genome encodes:
- the rpsI gene encoding 30S ribosomal protein S9, whose protein sequence is MAINYGNWNYGTGRRKSSVARVFIKSGKGEITVNGKPIDAYFARETSRMIARQPLALTAHLTTFDIKVNVSGGGETGQAGAVRHGVTRALIDYDNALKPALSKAGLVTRDAREVERKKVGLHGARRRKQFSKR, encoded by the coding sequence ATGGCTATTAATTACGGAAATTGGAATTACGGTACAGGTCGTCGCAAGAGCTCTGTAGCACGTGTATTCATTAAATCTGGCAAAGGTGAGATTACTGTTAACGGTAAACCTATCGATGCTTACTTTGCTCGCGAAACATCACGCATGATCGCTCGTCAGCCTTTGGCTCTCACAGCCCATCTAACAACCTTTGATATCAAGGTAAACGTTAGTGGTGGCGGTGAAACTGGCCAAGCTGGTGCAGTTCGTCACGGCGTTACTCGTGCATTGATCGACTACGACAACGCCTTGAAGCCAGCCCTGTCTAAAGCAGGTTTGGTAACTCGCGATGCTCGTGAAGTTGAGCGTAAAAAAGTTGGTCTGCATGGCGCGCGTCGTCGTAAGCAGTTCAGCAAGCGCTAA
- the rplM gene encoding 50S ribosomal protein L13: MKTFSAKSHEVVHEWFVIDATDKVLGRVASEVALRLRGKHKPEYTPHVDTGDFIVVINSSKLRVTGTKGLNKIYYRHSGYPGGISSTNFDKMQDRFPGRALEKAVKGMLPKGPLGYAMIKKLKVYGDASHPHAAQQPKALEI, encoded by the coding sequence ATGAAAACTTTTTCTGCAAAATCCCATGAGGTAGTGCATGAATGGTTCGTGATTGACGCTACGGACAAAGTCCTCGGTCGTGTCGCCAGTGAAGTGGCACTCCGTCTACGCGGCAAGCACAAGCCTGAATACACCCCACACGTTGATACTGGCGACTTCATTGTTGTCATCAACTCTTCTAAGCTACGTGTTACAGGCACAAAAGGCTTGAACAAAATTTATTACCGTCACAGCGGATACCCAGGTGGTATTAGCTCGACTAACTTCGACAAGATGCAGGACCGTTTCCCAGGTCGTGCTTTGGAGAAGGCTGTGAAGGGTATGTTGCCAAAAGGCCCACTAGGCTATGCCATGATCAAGAAATTGAAAGTCTATGGCGACGCCAGTCATCCGCATGCGGCTCAACAGCCAAAAGCGTTAGAGATTTAA
- a CDS encoding OsmC family protein, whose amino-acid sequence MECRVSWLGIGGMAFSAETGSGHQVTMDGPPEAGGKNSAPRPMELILAGTGGCSAFDVVLILQKARQEISACDVKLTAERAETEPKVFTKINLHFTVKGKNLDFSKVGRAVKLSHEKYCSATTMLAKTAEITYSIDVLNDE is encoded by the coding sequence ATGGAATGTCGAGTATCTTGGTTGGGTATTGGCGGAATGGCGTTTTCAGCAGAAACCGGAAGCGGCCATCAGGTCACCATGGATGGGCCGCCAGAGGCTGGTGGTAAAAATAGTGCCCCAAGGCCTATGGAGCTTATTTTGGCTGGAACTGGTGGTTGCTCCGCCTTTGATGTAGTTTTAATCCTTCAAAAGGCACGCCAAGAGATCAGTGCCTGTGATGTCAAGCTAACTGCAGAGAGAGCTGAGACTGAGCCTAAGGTATTTACCAAAATTAACCTGCATTTCACGGTTAAAGGTAAAAATCTCGATTTCAGCAAGGTTGGGCGCGCAGTGAAGCTATCCCATGAAAAGTACTGCTCAGCCACAACTATGCTCGCTAAAACAGCCGAGATCACTTATTCCATTGACGTTCTAAACGACGAATAA
- the pyrC gene encoding dihydroorotase: MTISPIQIQLIQPDDWHLHIRDGEVMKDLLADTARQFARAIIMPNLKPPVTTVDLANAYRARIEASLQSLAVKSFTPLMTLYLTDNTSADEVRKAKEAGIVGFKLYPAGATTNSDAGVSDIKRCYAALEAMQSVGMPLLVHGEVTSAHIDIFDREAVFIDQVLEPLRKDFPELKIAFEHITTKQAAHYVRDAQTAGKNTLAATITPQHLLMNRNAIFAGGIRPHNYCLPVLKREEHRVALLEAATSGSPRFFLGTDSAPHAKGAKEAACGCAGCYSAFNALGLYAEAFESVNKLDKLEGFASLYGPDFYSLPRNTKKITLVKQAQSIPAELPLGDATIVPLRAGETIAWTLA, translated from the coding sequence ATGACCATTAGCCCAATACAGATTCAACTGATTCAGCCGGACGACTGGCACTTACATATTCGTGATGGTGAAGTTATGAAAGATTTATTGGCAGATACTGCGCGCCAATTCGCCCGCGCCATCATCATGCCGAACTTGAAGCCACCTGTGACGACAGTGGATTTGGCAAATGCCTATCGCGCTCGGATTGAAGCGAGCCTTCAATCATTGGCTGTGAAGAGCTTTACTCCTTTGATGACTTTATATCTCACTGATAACACATCAGCTGATGAGGTGCGCAAGGCAAAAGAGGCTGGCATTGTTGGATTTAAACTTTACCCAGCTGGCGCAACAACCAATAGTGATGCAGGGGTCAGCGATATCAAGCGTTGTTATGCTGCGCTTGAGGCAATGCAGTCTGTCGGTATGCCCTTGTTAGTGCATGGTGAGGTCACTAGTGCGCATATTGATATCTTTGATCGTGAGGCAGTATTTATTGATCAAGTGCTCGAGCCTTTGCGTAAAGATTTTCCTGAGCTGAAGATTGCGTTTGAACACATCACTACTAAGCAAGCTGCACACTATGTGCGTGATGCACAAACTGCTGGAAAAAATACACTAGCTGCAACCATTACTCCACAACATTTACTCATGAATCGTAATGCGATTTTTGCTGGCGGCATTCGCCCACACAATTATTGCTTGCCAGTACTAAAGCGTGAAGAGCATCGCGTTGCTTTGCTAGAAGCCGCAACGAGTGGCAGCCCGAGATTTTTCTTGGGCACCGATAGTGCGCCACACGCCAAGGGTGCCAAAGAGGCTGCTTGCGGTTGTGCTGGTTGTTACAGTGCTTTCAATGCTTTAGGTTTATATGCTGAGGCATTTGAGAGTGTTAACAAGTTGGATAAGCTTGAAGGTTTCGCTAGTTTGTATGGCCCTGACTTTTATTCATTGCCCCGCAATACTAAAAAAATTACTTTGGTGAAGCAGGCACAAAGCATTCCAGCAGAACTACCTTTGGGTGATGCCACGATTGTGCCGCTACGTGCTGGTGAGACCATCGCTTGGACTTTGGCTTAA
- a CDS encoding glycerate kinase — translation MSQQETILKNAFAAALEVADPKKIVPEYLSKIFPAGSEPKGRCLVVGAGKASASMATALESHAKSHWPDAILEGVVLTRYGHHSPTSHIQIIEAGHPVPDQAGMDGAKEIYRLVAELQAGDILIGLISGGGSSLLTLPQAGISIDDMRKTTEALLRSGAPIEEMNIVRKHLSAIQGGNLARLAIARGARVEALLISDVTGDAPADIASGPCAPDYSTYQDALDILDKYELNADAIPSSVLSHLKRGLAGEVPETLKEADLKGALVNNHVIATAYKSLEAAADYVRTQGYEPVILGDTVTGEARDVGIEQAALVRQHLSAKTGKPIAFISGGECTVTIPNGIKGRGGRCSEYLLSLFAASQEFPKLAALAADTDGIDGSERNAGAWFTPETRLAASQEGLIPAQYLTQHNCYDFFAQLDALVETGPTLTNVNDFRIILLDT, via the coding sequence ATGAGCCAGCAAGAAACTATTCTCAAAAATGCTTTTGCGGCAGCTTTAGAGGTTGCTGATCCCAAGAAAATCGTCCCAGAATATCTCAGCAAGATCTTTCCCGCGGGTTCAGAGCCCAAAGGAAGGTGTTTGGTGGTGGGGGCTGGTAAGGCAAGTGCCTCTATGGCAACAGCTCTAGAGTCTCACGCCAAGAGTCATTGGCCTGATGCAATCCTTGAGGGCGTTGTATTAACTCGATACGGGCACCACTCTCCAACGAGCCATATTCAAATTATTGAAGCAGGTCACCCCGTGCCTGATCAGGCGGGTATGGATGGCGCTAAAGAAATCTATCGCTTGGTTGCTGAGCTGCAGGCTGGCGATATTCTGATTGGCTTGATTTCTGGTGGTGGCTCAAGCTTACTCACTTTGCCCCAAGCTGGGATCAGTATTGACGATATGCGCAAGACAACTGAGGCGCTCTTGCGTTCCGGTGCGCCGATCGAAGAGATGAATATTGTTCGTAAGCACTTGTCAGCGATTCAGGGTGGTAATTTGGCAAGACTAGCAATTGCACGGGGTGCCCGAGTTGAGGCTTTGCTGATCTCTGATGTCACAGGAGATGCACCCGCGGATATTGCCAGTGGCCCTTGTGCTCCAGATTACTCAACCTATCAAGATGCCTTGGATATTCTGGATAAGTATGAGCTAAATGCCGATGCTATTCCATCATCTGTTTTATCCCACTTAAAGCGTGGTCTTGCTGGTGAGGTTCCTGAGACTTTAAAAGAAGCTGATCTAAAGGGCGCTCTAGTAAACAATCATGTGATTGCTACTGCGTATAAGAGTCTTGAGGCTGCAGCAGATTACGTCCGTACACAAGGCTATGAACCGGTGATCTTGGGTGATACTGTAACTGGTGAGGCTAGAGATGTTGGTATTGAGCAAGCGGCTTTGGTGCGTCAACATTTATCGGCTAAGACTGGTAAACCCATTGCCTTCATTTCAGGTGGTGAGTGCACCGTCACAATTCCTAATGGAATAAAAGGTCGCGGTGGTCGCTGCAGCGAATACTTACTCTCACTGTTTGCCGCTTCTCAGGAGTTTCCTAAATTGGCGGCATTGGCGGCCGATACGGATGGGATTGATGGGAGCGAGAGGAATGCCGGTGCGTGGTTTACTCCCGAGACTCGCTTGGCTGCAAGCCAGGAAGGTCTCATTCCTGCGCAGTATTTAACTCAGCACAATTGCTACGATTTTTTTGCACAATTGGATGCCTTGGTGGAAACTGGGCCTACACTGACGAATGTAAATGATTTCCGCATCATCTTGCTTGATACTTAA
- a CDS encoding ABC transporter ATP-binding protein/permease, producing MRHSSGHHHSAGDSKPSQGSDWKVIRDLLPYLLEYKFRVAIALTCLVAAKVANLGIPILMKQLIDALNIKADSPQALLVVPAGLILAYGLLRISASLFTELRESLFARVTQNAVRKVALQVFEHLHSLALSFHLARQTGGVSRDIERGTRGIQSLISYSLYSILPTLIEFCLVLGYFAYAYDIWFAAITLVALVLYIGFTVVVTEWRTHFRRTMNDMDSKANQKAIDSLLNFETVKYFGNEAFEASRYDQNLVRYQAAAVKSQKSLALLNFGQQTIIAVGLVMILWRATLGVIDESMTLGDLVLVNTLMIQLYIPLNFLGVIYREIKQALTDMDRMFSLLNTEKEIADAPNAKPLLITNQSRGPDIRFENVSFHYDAKREILKDVSFNIPAGTITAVVGQSGAGKSTLARLLFRFYDVQSGKILIDDQNIIDVTQSSLRKAIGIVPQDTVLFNDTIGYNIAYGNPNASIEEVHEAARAAQIDRFIQHLPDGYDTQVGERGLKLSGGEKQRVAIARTLLKKPAMLIFDEATSALDSKTERAFQEELLGLAKNRTTLIVAHRLSTIIHADQILVMDHGQIVERGTHIELLAANGRYAEMWQMQERSTLD from the coding sequence ATGAGACATTCATCAGGGCATCATCATTCAGCAGGCGATTCAAAACCATCACAGGGGAGTGACTGGAAAGTCATTCGAGATTTACTCCCTTATTTGTTGGAATACAAATTTAGGGTTGCCATTGCGCTGACCTGTTTGGTAGCGGCCAAGGTTGCCAACCTTGGCATTCCGATTTTGATGAAGCAATTGATTGATGCTCTCAATATCAAGGCAGATTCTCCACAAGCATTGTTGGTAGTCCCGGCCGGATTGATACTGGCCTATGGCCTTTTAAGAATCTCCGCCTCTTTGTTTACTGAGTTGCGTGAGTCTCTCTTTGCACGCGTTACCCAAAATGCGGTACGTAAAGTAGCGCTACAAGTTTTTGAGCATTTGCATTCTTTGGCCCTGAGCTTTCATTTGGCTCGTCAGACTGGCGGGGTGAGTCGAGATATTGAACGTGGTACTCGCGGCATCCAGTCTCTGATTTCTTATTCCCTATATAGCATCCTGCCAACTTTAATTGAGTTTTGTTTAGTGCTTGGTTACTTTGCCTATGCCTACGATATTTGGTTTGCTGCCATTACGCTGGTTGCTTTAGTTCTCTATATCGGCTTTACAGTTGTCGTGACTGAATGGCGGACCCATTTCCGTCGCACCATGAATGATATGGATTCCAAGGCTAATCAGAAGGCGATTGATTCCCTCCTCAATTTTGAGACCGTCAAGTATTTTGGTAATGAGGCTTTTGAAGCGAGTCGCTACGATCAAAATTTAGTGCGTTATCAAGCAGCTGCAGTGAAGTCTCAGAAATCTTTAGCACTCCTCAATTTTGGTCAGCAGACGATTATTGCAGTTGGCCTAGTCATGATCTTGTGGCGTGCTACCTTGGGCGTGATTGACGAGTCTATGACCTTAGGTGATTTAGTGTTGGTAAACACCCTGATGATTCAGTTATACATTCCATTGAATTTCTTGGGTGTGATCTATCGTGAGATCAAGCAGGCGCTCACAGATATGGATCGGATGTTCTCACTTCTCAATACTGAGAAAGAGATTGCGGATGCACCTAATGCGAAACCTTTACTAATTACGAATCAAAGCCGTGGACCTGATATTCGCTTTGAGAATGTTTCGTTTCATTACGATGCCAAGCGTGAAATTCTGAAAGACGTGAGTTTTAATATTCCTGCGGGAACAATTACTGCAGTAGTGGGACAGAGTGGTGCAGGTAAGAGCACCTTGGCGCGTTTGTTATTCCGTTTTTATGATGTTCAATCTGGCAAGATCCTGATCGATGATCAAAATATTATCGATGTCACACAATCGAGCTTGCGCAAGGCGATTGGTATCGTTCCGCAAGATACAGTCCTATTTAATGATACGATTGGTTATAACATCGCCTATGGTAATCCCAATGCCTCTATTGAAGAAGTGCACGAGGCTGCTAGAGCTGCACAGATAGATCGCTTTATCCAACATCTACCAGATGGTTATGACACCCAAGTAGGTGAGCGTGGCTTAAAGCTGTCAGGTGGCGAGAAGCAGCGTGTTGCGATTGCACGCACCCTACTCAAAAAACCAGCGATGCTCATTTTTGATGAGGCAACATCAGCGCTGGATTCCAAAACGGAGCGAGCCTTCCAAGAAGAATTGCTTGGTCTTGCCAAAAACCGGACAACCCTGATCGTTGCTCATAGGCTTTCCACCATTATTCATGCCGATCAAATTTTGGTCATGGATCATGGCCAAATTGTGGAGCGTGGAACGCACATTGAACTCCTGGCTGCCAATGGCCGATATGCTGAGATGTGGCAAATGCAAGAGCGAAGTACTCTTGATTAG
- the nudB gene encoding dihydroneopterin triphosphate diphosphatase: MKIPISVLVVIYKSNGEVLLIERADKSGFWQSVTGSVDFADEDLHVAAAREVLEETGIDIQSLPADSLRDMQHQIEYEIYPQWRIRYAPGVTRNTEHWFSLLVPNDTQVQLAPREHVAYQWLPFTDAAKKCFSPSNGAAILQLFSAP, translated from the coding sequence TTGAAAATCCCCATTTCGGTTTTAGTTGTTATCTACAAATCGAATGGGGAGGTCTTGCTGATAGAACGGGCCGATAAATCGGGCTTCTGGCAATCTGTTACCGGAAGTGTTGATTTCGCTGATGAAGATCTTCATGTCGCAGCTGCGCGCGAAGTCCTTGAAGAAACTGGTATTGATATTCAATCTCTCCCTGCAGACTCTTTACGAGATATGCAGCATCAGATCGAGTACGAGATTTATCCGCAGTGGCGTATCCGCTATGCTCCTGGTGTCACTAGAAATACCGAGCATTGGTTTTCACTACTGGTGCCGAACGATACTCAAGTCCAATTAGCCCCCCGGGAGCATGTCGCTTATCAGTGGCTTCCATTTACAGATGCTGCTAAAAAGTGTTTTTCTCCTAGCAATGGTGCAGCCATTCTGCAATTGTTCTCTGCACCTTAG
- the aspS gene encoding aspartate--tRNA ligase has protein sequence MSMRSHTCGQVTESLIGQEITLSGWVNRRRDHGGVIFIDLRDHQGFVQVVCDPDRPEMFALAEQVRNEFCIQIKGLVRARPAGTENNDLVSGKIEVLCHSLVILNASITPPFQLEDENLSETTRLTHRVLDLRRPQMQKNLRLRYNVAMECRRYLDAAGFIDIETPMLTKSTPEGARDYLVPSRVHDGQFFALPQSPQLFKQLLMVAGFDRYYQITKCFRDEDLRADRQPEFTQIDCETAFLDELEIRDLFENMIRHIFKTTMNVELPNPFPTMPYSEGMARFGSDKPDLRVNFEFTELTDLMKDVDFKVFSGAANQEGGRVVGLCVPGGAEISRSEIDDYTQFVAIYGAKGLAWIKVNSVAEGRNGLQSPIVKNLHDAAIEGILKRTGAKDGDIIFFGADKEKVVNDAIGGLRLKIGHSAWGKEHGLSTEGWKPLWVVDFPMFEYDEDNARWVACHHPFTSPKDEHMQYLESNPGKCLAKAYDMVLNGSEIGGGSVRIHQEVVQSQVFRALKIGAEEAQAKFGFLLDALQYGAPPHGGIAFGLDRIVTMMTGAESIRDVIAFPKTQRAQCLLTQAPSPVDERQLKELHIRLRQAAPAA, from the coding sequence ATGTCGATGCGAAGCCATACCTGCGGTCAGGTAACTGAATCACTCATTGGTCAGGAAATTACCCTGTCTGGTTGGGTAAATCGACGCCGTGACCACGGTGGCGTAATTTTTATTGACCTACGTGATCACCAGGGTTTTGTGCAGGTGGTATGCGATCCAGATCGTCCGGAAATGTTCGCTTTAGCTGAGCAGGTTCGTAACGAGTTTTGTATTCAGATCAAAGGCTTGGTGCGTGCGCGTCCTGCTGGTACCGAGAATAATGATTTAGTGAGCGGCAAGATTGAAGTGCTTTGCCATAGCTTGGTGATTTTGAACGCATCTATCACTCCTCCATTCCAATTAGAGGATGAGAATTTATCTGAGACCACTCGCTTAACTCACCGCGTTCTAGATTTACGTCGCCCGCAAATGCAAAAGAATTTGCGTTTGCGTTACAACGTCGCCATGGAATGCCGTCGCTACTTAGATGCTGCTGGTTTCATTGATATTGAAACGCCGATGTTGACCAAGAGCACTCCTGAGGGTGCGCGTGACTATTTAGTCCCTTCACGTGTACATGATGGTCAATTCTTTGCATTGCCACAGTCCCCTCAATTGTTTAAACAACTGTTGATGGTGGCTGGTTTTGATCGCTACTACCAAATTACGAAGTGTTTCCGTGATGAAGATTTACGAGCTGATCGTCAGCCTGAATTTACTCAGATCGACTGTGAAACTGCCTTCTTAGATGAATTAGAAATTCGTGACTTATTTGAAAATATGATTCGCCATATTTTCAAAACTACGATGAATGTGGAGTTGCCAAATCCATTCCCAACAATGCCATATTCAGAAGGTATGGCACGCTTTGGTTCTGACAAGCCTGATTTACGTGTGAATTTTGAATTTACTGAATTGACTGACTTAATGAAGGATGTCGATTTCAAGGTGTTCTCTGGCGCAGCAAATCAAGAAGGTGGTCGTGTAGTTGGTTTATGCGTTCCTGGTGGTGCTGAAATTAGCCGTAGTGAAATTGATGACTACACACAATTTGTAGCAATCTATGGTGCTAAAGGTTTGGCTTGGATCAAGGTGAACTCTGTTGCTGAAGGTCGCAATGGTTTGCAATCACCAATCGTGAAGAACTTGCATGATGCTGCCATTGAAGGCATCTTGAAGCGCACTGGTGCTAAAGATGGCGACATTATTTTCTTCGGCGCTGATAAAGAAAAAGTGGTGAATGATGCCATCGGTGGATTGCGCTTGAAGATTGGTCATTCCGCTTGGGGTAAAGAGCATGGTCTTTCTACCGAAGGTTGGAAGCCATTGTGGGTAGTGGACTTCCCAATGTTTGAATACGATGAAGACAACGCCCGTTGGGTTGCATGCCACCATCCATTCACTAGCCCTAAAGATGAGCATATGCAGTACCTCGAATCCAATCCTGGTAAGTGCTTAGCTAAAGCCTATGACATGGTTCTGAACGGTAGTGAGATTGGCGGCGGATCTGTCCGTATTCATCAAGAGGTAGTACAGAGTCAAGTATTCCGTGCCTTGAAGATCGGCGCTGAAGAAGCGCAAGCTAAATTTGGATTCTTGCTGGACGCCTTGCAATACGGTGCGCCTCCGCATGGTGGGATCGCGTTTGGTTTGGATCGCATTGTCACCATGATGACCGGTGCTGAATCTATCCGTGATGTGATTGCCTTCCCTAAAACGCAGCGTGCACAGTGTTTATTGACTCAAGCTCCTAGCCCAGTAGATGAGCGTCAGTTGAAAGAGCTACACATTCGCTTGCGCCAGGCTGCTCCAGCTGCTTAA
- a CDS encoding DUF502 domain-containing protein, with protein sequence MKKYFIAGILVWAPISVTIWVIAWGLGLLDGVFGSVMQALITIFPNQFAGDLRHFRELPGVGILIVIAVIMITGLLAISFAGQWWLKIWHQFMNRIPIVRSIYSSVQQVSSTLFSGSGQAFSKALLIRYPHADSWAIAFQTGMPAKEVAAKLGEDYVNVFLPTTPNPTSGFFMIVPRANTIELEMSVEAALKHIVSMGSVPPTSSTSLPVIGPNHHL encoded by the coding sequence ATGAAAAAATACTTCATCGCAGGCATTCTGGTGTGGGCACCAATTTCAGTCACCATTTGGGTGATTGCATGGGGTTTGGGCCTGCTCGACGGTGTTTTTGGCTCTGTTATGCAAGCCCTTATCACCATTTTCCCCAATCAGTTTGCTGGAGATTTACGGCATTTCCGTGAGTTGCCGGGTGTCGGCATTCTGATTGTTATTGCAGTCATCATGATTACTGGATTACTTGCAATTAGTTTTGCAGGGCAATGGTGGCTGAAGATATGGCACCAGTTCATGAATCGCATTCCTATTGTGCGATCAATTTATTCCAGCGTTCAGCAGGTCTCCTCCACACTATTTTCTGGTAGCGGCCAAGCTTTTAGCAAAGCATTATTAATTCGTTATCCCCATGCAGATTCTTGGGCGATTGCATTTCAGACTGGTATGCCAGCTAAAGAAGTAGCTGCGAAGTTGGGTGAGGACTATGTCAACGTATTCCTACCAACCACACCAAATCCGACTTCTGGATTTTTTATGATTGTCCCTCGTGCGAACACCATTGAATTAGAGATGAGTGTCGAAGCGGCGCTCAAGCATATTGTTTCAATGGGATCTGTTCCTCCCACTAGTTCAACTAGTTTGCCCGTGATTGGGCCAAACCATCATCTTTGA
- the ubiB gene encoding ubiquinone biosynthesis regulatory protein kinase UbiB: MRRLARLSFIFFTAWRYGMLPLLRDILKPGIRRCILTVICWTSPGQSLPRGERIRLTLEALGPIFVKFGQVLSTRRDLLPEDIANELAKLQDQVPPFSNEESCRLIEQALGQSIEEVFISFDATPVASASVAQVHFGLLRGTEKHPEWEGRAVAIKVLRPGILPIIDGDLALLYDLAKIIERLSEDGRRLKPRENVAEFDTHLHDELDLMREAANASQLRRYFVDSKKLMIPEMYWDLCHTNVIVMEKMDGISIGRTADLRAAGVDFKKLAADGVEIFFTQVFEHGFFHADMHPGNIMISLEPETFGRFISLDFGIVGALSQSDKSYLALNFLAFFNRDYRRVAELHIESGWVPANTRVEELEGAVRSVCEPYFDRPLKEISLGIVLMRLFQTSRRFKVEIQPQLTLLQKTLLNVEGLARQLDPDLDLWKTAKPILEKWVSQQLGWRALVDGIKAEAPSWAQILPTLPRLIAESLAQARIPRRESNAELEVLKGLLLQERRTHRLLAGALLFAGGFLAGILIIGLGLY, from the coding sequence GTGCGTCGTCTAGCCCGCCTTTCCTTTATTTTCTTTACTGCATGGCGCTATGGCATGTTGCCATTACTGCGCGATATTCTGAAGCCTGGTATTCGTCGTTGCATATTGACTGTCATTTGTTGGACCTCTCCAGGCCAATCTTTACCTAGAGGTGAGCGGATTCGTTTGACCCTAGAAGCATTGGGTCCAATCTTCGTGAAATTTGGGCAAGTACTTTCTACGCGTCGCGATTTATTGCCTGAAGACATTGCCAACGAGTTGGCGAAACTACAGGATCAAGTCCCGCCTTTTTCTAATGAAGAATCTTGCCGCCTCATTGAACAGGCGCTTGGACAATCCATCGAGGAAGTATTCATTAGTTTTGATGCAACTCCCGTGGCTAGTGCCTCTGTGGCCCAAGTGCACTTTGGCTTATTACGTGGAACCGAGAAGCATCCAGAGTGGGAGGGCCGCGCAGTTGCTATTAAAGTTCTGCGCCCTGGCATTCTGCCAATCATTGATGGCGATCTTGCTTTGCTTTATGACTTAGCAAAAATTATTGAGAGACTCTCTGAAGATGGGCGTCGATTAAAGCCTCGTGAAAATGTTGCTGAGTTTGATACTCATCTGCATGATGAATTAGATCTGATGCGCGAAGCAGCAAACGCAAGCCAGTTGCGTCGCTACTTTGTCGATTCAAAGAAGCTGATGATTCCAGAGATGTATTGGGATTTATGTCATACGAATGTCATTGTGATGGAGAAGATGGATGGCATCTCGATTGGACGAACAGCAGATTTACGCGCTGCTGGCGTTGACTTCAAAAAGCTTGCAGCTGATGGCGTAGAAATATTTTTCACCCAAGTATTCGAGCATGGCTTCTTTCATGCGGACATGCATCCTGGCAACATCATGATCAGTCTTGAGCCAGAAACATTTGGTAGATTTATTTCTTTGGATTTCGGTATTGTTGGCGCGCTGAGCCAGTCTGATAAGAGTTATTTGGCATTAAATTTCCTCGCCTTCTTTAATCGCGATTACCGTCGCGTTGCTGAATTACATATTGAGTCCGGTTGGGTTCCGGCAAATACGCGTGTTGAAGAACTTGAGGGAGCGGTGCGTTCTGTTTGTGAGCCTTACTTTGATCGCCCACTGAAAGAAATTTCTTTAGGGATCGTGCTGATGCGCTTATTCCAAACTTCCCGACGATTTAAGGTGGAAATTCAGCCGCAACTCACTTTGCTTCAGAAGACCTTATTGAATGTTGAAGGTCTTGCGCGTCAGCTTGATCCAGACTTAGACCTCTGGAAGACTGCAAAGCCAATTTTGGAAAAATGGGTCAGTCAGCAACTTGGTTGGCGGGCTTTGGTTGACGGCATTAAGGCTGAGGCGCCAAGTTGGGCGCAAATCTTGCCGACCCTGCCGCGTTTGATTGCGGAGAGTTTGGCGCAGGCACGCATCCCCCGTAGAGAGTCAAATGCTGAATTGGAGGTCTTAAAAGGCCTTTTATTGCAGGAAAGACGTACCCATCGCCTCTTGGCGGGTGCTTTGCTATTTGCCGGCGGTTTTTTGGCTGGGATTCTGATAATCGGCCTTGGTCTTTACTAG
- a CDS encoding SCP2 domain-containing protein, with amino-acid sequence MTTASSATHHIAASAVSQGINHVLKAEPWAMAELARHAGKVILLGLPIGNLCFEIAPEGSLVAVSNIDAPSLELEVSSEVLSVLAGGSGNLREQAMKSVKITGDADLAQLLGRLAGQIRWEYEEDLARFIGDAPANFAVRQGKKFVSAGKAAATDLLENVIEYVSEERRVLLNKRDFMIHKDELNTLRDAVDRIEKRIQILERKG; translated from the coding sequence ATGACTACCGCTTCTTCTGCTACCCATCACATTGCCGCTTCTGCTGTCTCTCAAGGCATTAATCACGTGCTTAAAGCCGAGCCATGGGCTATGGCAGAGTTGGCTCGACATGCTGGCAAAGTAATTTTGCTGGGTTTGCCAATCGGCAACTTGTGTTTTGAGATAGCGCCTGAGGGCTCTTTGGTTGCTGTGAGCAATATTGATGCTCCATCTCTTGAGCTGGAAGTCTCTTCTGAAGTGCTGAGCGTTTTAGCTGGAGGTTCAGGTAATTTACGAGAGCAGGCTATGAAGTCCGTCAAGATCACTGGCGATGCTGACCTAGCGCAATTATTAGGTCGCTTGGCAGGACAAATTCGGTGGGAGTATGAAGAAGATCTGGCGCGCTTCATCGGGGATGCGCCTGCTAATTTTGCTGTACGCCAAGGTAAGAAATTTGTTTCTGCCGGGAAAGCTGCAGCGACTGACTTACTTGAGAATGTCATTGAGTATGTCAGCGAGGAAAGAAGAGTGCTTTTGAATAAACGAGATTTTATGATTCATAAAGATGAATTAAACACTTTGCGTGATGCAGTTGATCGTATAGAAAAGCGCATCCAAATTTTAGAGCGAAAAGGTTAA